A part of Anaerotignum faecicola genomic DNA contains:
- a CDS encoding aspartate kinase: protein MLIVQKYGGSSVANAERVFNVAKRIMRTRMEGNDVVVVLSAQGKTTDGLIAKAKEINAKPSRREMDMLLSTGEQQSVALMAMAISAIGGRAVSLNAAQVGIETTNTYSNARIRHINTERIENELDEGSIVLVTGFQGVNAIGDTTTLGRGGSDTSAVALAAALNADMCEIYTDVEGVYTADPRVVPDAVKLDEISYDEMLELASLGAKVLHSRSVEVAKKYNVKLVVRSSMSEAEGTEVKEDVKMERMLVSGVAADKKVSRISIMGINDEPGKAFEVFSLMAKEKVSVDIILQSTGADGKQNISFTIGEDDLDIALKALEKNKERLTAREIVHDENTAKLSIVGAGMATNPGVAAMFFEAMYDAGVNIQMISTSEIKITVLIAKDDVDAAMVAVHDKFKMASVNMRKAADTEE, encoded by the coding sequence ATGTTGATTGTGCAGAAATACGGCGGCAGTTCCGTCGCAAATGCCGAAAGAGTGTTTAATGTTGCAAAGCGCATCATGCGTACAAGAATGGAAGGGAATGACGTTGTGGTTGTATTGTCCGCACAGGGCAAGACAACAGACGGCCTGATTGCGAAGGCAAAGGAAATCAACGCCAAGCCCAGCCGCAGAGAAATGGATATGCTGCTTTCTACAGGGGAACAGCAGTCTGTTGCGCTGATGGCAATGGCAATCAGTGCGATTGGCGGCAGAGCGGTTTCTCTGAATGCGGCACAGGTTGGGATTGAAACCACAAATACATACAGCAATGCGCGCATCCGCCATATCAATACAGAGCGGATCGAAAACGAGCTGGATGAAGGCAGTATCGTATTGGTGACAGGGTTCCAGGGGGTAAATGCCATTGGCGATACCACCACACTGGGGCGCGGCGGTTCCGATACCTCCGCGGTTGCTCTGGCGGCGGCCCTCAATGCAGATATGTGTGAAATTTATACAGACGTAGAGGGTGTTTACACGGCAGATCCCCGTGTGGTGCCGGATGCGGTAAAATTAGATGAAATCAGCTACGATGAAATGCTGGAGCTGGCCTCTTTGGGTGCAAAGGTGCTGCACAGCCGTTCTGTTGAGGTAGCGAAAAAATACAATGTGAAATTGGTTGTACGTTCCAGCATGTCCGAAGCGGAAGGTACAGAGGTGAAGGAGGACGTTAAGATGGAAAGAATGCTGGTTAGCGGCGTTGCAGCAGATAAGAAAGTATCCCGTATCTCTATCATGGGTATCAATGATGAACCCGGTAAGGCATTTGAGGTATTCTCTTTGATGGCGAAGGAAAAGGTAAGCGTAGATATTATTTTGCAGTCCACAGGTGCAGACGGCAAGCAGAATATTTCCTTTACCATTGGCGAGGATGATCTGGATATTGCGCTAAAGGCTCTGGAAAAGAACAAGGAACGCCTGACAGCGAGAGAAATCGTGCATGACGAAAACACAGCGAAGCTTTCTATTGTTGGCGCAGGCATGGCAACCAACCCCGGCGTTGCGGCAATGTTCTTTGAAGCAATGTATGACGCAGGGGTAAATATTCAGATGATTTCCACATCCGAAATCAAAATCACTGTGCTGATTGCGAAGGATGACGTAGATGCGGCTATGGTTGCGGTACATGATAA
- the thrB gene encoding homoserine kinase has product MIHIQIPATSANMGPGFDSIGVAVQLYNHIWVEEQTDGLTIEVRRKQELEVPTDETNLIYQTMKFFYEKKELPMPGIHLIQEDYIPMVRGLGSSAACIVGGLLAANELAGRPCTRDELAQMAAMLEGHPDNSNPALFGGMVVGAQNEKEMKYVRLELPEDLVFAIMVPDFPVSTAASRGVLPDSYTRKDVVFNASRAALLVASVMTGNYENFDMAMQDKVHQPYRAQLIDGMEEIFRHAKDFGAVASYLSGAGSTLMAMVTKEKAERFEREMSAYLGTLPHNWKLQLLQADRVGARVERE; this is encoded by the coding sequence ATGATTCATATTCAGATTCCGGCGACATCCGCAAACATGGGTCCCGGTTTTGACAGCATCGGCGTAGCAGTGCAGCTTTATAACCACATTTGGGTGGAGGAGCAGACAGACGGCTTAACGATCGAGGTAAGGCGGAAGCAGGAGCTTGAGGTTCCCACCGATGAAACGAATCTAATCTATCAGACGATGAAATTTTTCTATGAGAAGAAGGAACTGCCTATGCCGGGGATTCACCTGATTCAGGAGGACTACATCCCCATGGTGCGAGGGCTTGGCAGCAGTGCGGCGTGCATTGTCGGGGGGCTTCTGGCGGCAAACGAGCTGGCAGGCAGACCCTGCACCAGAGACGAGCTGGCACAGATGGCGGCTATGCTGGAGGGACATCCGGATAATTCCAACCCTGCGCTCTTTGGCGGCATGGTGGTCGGCGCACAGAATGAAAAAGAAATGAAATATGTTCGCTTGGAGTTGCCAGAGGATTTGGTTTTTGCTATAATGGTTCCTGATTTTCCTGTATCTACCGCTGCCTCCAGAGGAGTTCTGCCCGACAGCTACACAAGGAAGGATGTTGTATTCAACGCATCCCGTGCGGCGCTTCTGGTGGCATCTGTAATGACGGGAAATTATGAAAATTTCGATATGGCCATGCAGGACAAGGTGCATCAGCCCTACAGGGCGCAGCTGATTGACGGCATGGAGGAAATTTTTCGGCATGCCAAGGATTTTGGCGCGGTTGCCAGCTATTTGAGCGGTGCGGGCTCTACCTTGATGGCAATGGTGACAAAGGAGAAGGCAGAGAGATTCGAAAGAGAAATGTCTGCATACCTGGGCACCCTTCCGCATAACTGGAAGCTGCAGCTTTTGCAGGCGGACAGAGTGGGCGCAAGGGTGGAGAGAGAGTAA
- a CDS encoding ACT domain-containing protein, translated as MKEDKNYYIVDKAVLPEIFLKVMDVKNLLESKKEKTVQDAVNRVGISRSAFYKYRDAVHPLYENTRGKTVTISMNLDHTRGLLSSVLNSIASEGASILTINQTIPINNIANVTVTIETNEMQGELGRLMTRIEGLAGVQSLRIVARE; from the coding sequence GTGAAGGAAGATAAGAATTATTATATCGTAGATAAAGCCGTACTGCCCGAAATTTTTTTGAAGGTGATGGATGTCAAAAATCTTTTGGAAAGCAAGAAGGAAAAAACGGTACAGGATGCGGTGAACCGTGTAGGCATCAGCCGCAGTGCGTTCTATAAATATCGGGATGCGGTACATCCTCTTTACGAAAACACGAGAGGAAAGACCGTAACCATTTCCATGAACCTGGACCATACGAGAGGACTTCTGTCCTCTGTTTTAAACAGCATTGCATCCGAAGGGGCAAGTATTCTGACGATTAACCAGACCATCCCCATCAACAATATTGCGAACGTTACCGTAACGATTGAAACGAATGAAATGCAGGGCGAGCTGGGCAGATTGATGACACGCATTGAGGGTCTGGCAGGGGTACAGTCTCTGCGAATCGTTGCAAGGGAATGA